The following are encoded in a window of Paenibacillus polymyxa genomic DNA:
- the dnaI gene encoding primosomal protein DnaI: MESLGDLLQQMQNPSFRQRTRNVADQVLNDPLVQEFCAAHPDVDETQLRLNMSMLFQYTRDRRNCDNCPGLERCPNDFQGHFCKLGVEYPNGTAEIVDIRTPCAKLVASQHEQRVRQRIKSFYVDERALLEGYNALEIARKDSQRMPAVTQLFRYIEETKSQGLSKKGLYLEGTFGTGKTFLMGYLLHELALSGLNGVIVYMPDFVEDLKSMIQDGQKLKETTEMLKNCDLLVFDDIGAENLSPWVRDHVMGSILNYRMNRKPTFYTSNYSLQGLEKHLSFTSKDGEEMYKGQRLMDRIRPFVDVITVKGKNQRG, from the coding sequence TTGGAATCACTGGGCGATTTGCTACAGCAGATGCAGAACCCTTCGTTTCGCCAGCGCACTCGCAATGTAGCCGATCAAGTTCTAAATGATCCGCTCGTGCAGGAGTTTTGTGCTGCTCATCCTGATGTGGACGAAACACAATTGCGACTCAACATGAGCATGCTCTTTCAGTATACCCGGGATCGTCGAAATTGCGACAATTGTCCGGGGCTGGAACGATGTCCTAACGATTTTCAGGGCCACTTTTGCAAGCTGGGCGTGGAATATCCGAATGGAACAGCCGAAATCGTGGACATTCGGACCCCATGTGCGAAGTTGGTTGCTTCCCAACATGAACAACGGGTGCGTCAGCGAATTAAAAGCTTTTATGTGGATGAACGCGCCCTTCTCGAGGGATATAACGCTCTTGAAATTGCGCGCAAAGATTCACAACGTATGCCTGCCGTCACACAGCTATTCCGTTACATTGAAGAAACGAAAAGTCAGGGTCTATCCAAAAAAGGACTGTATCTGGAAGGTACGTTTGGTACGGGTAAAACTTTTTTGATGGGCTATTTATTGCACGAGCTGGCCCTGTCGGGTCTGAACGGTGTGATCGTGTATATGCCTGATTTTGTGGAGGACTTAAAGTCCATGATTCAGGACGGGCAGAAGCTGAAGGAAACGACCGAAATGCTCAAAAATTGCGATCTGCTCGTATTTGACGATATTGGTGCTGAAAATTTAAGCCCGTGGGTACGGGACCATGTGATGGGCTCCATATTGAATTACCGAATGAATCGCAAACCGACCTTTTATACTTCCAATTACTCATTGCAGGGGCTGGAGAAGCATCTCAGCTTTACGAGTAAGGACGGAGAGGAAATGTACAAGGGACAACGCTTGATGGACCGGATTCGTCCTTTTGTAGATGTCATTACCGTAAAGGGAAAAAATCAGCGGGGCTAA
- the hemQ gene encoding hydrogen peroxide-dependent heme synthase, producing MSQHQPQQTPATPNEVASTLEGWYALHDFRSINWTAWKTADDEERAGALDELQEFMKEWNVTEEAGLGSSAVYTVVGQKADFVMMHLRETLEDLNKLENDFNKTTFAKYTTKTYSYVSVVELSNYLSKDEDPMQNPQIVARLKPVLNKARYICFYPMNKKRDLDDNWYMLSMDERRTLMRSHGLIGRSYAGKVKQIISGSVGFDDWEWGVTLFSDDALQFKKLIYEMRFDEVSARYGEFGSFYVGSVLNEETFEDMLKL from the coding sequence GTGAGTCAACATCAACCACAACAAACCCCAGCAACACCCAACGAAGTAGCCTCCACACTGGAAGGCTGGTATGCGCTTCACGATTTCCGGTCCATCAACTGGACAGCATGGAAGACCGCAGACGATGAAGAGCGCGCCGGAGCACTGGACGAGCTTCAAGAGTTTATGAAGGAATGGAACGTTACCGAGGAAGCGGGTCTGGGCAGCTCAGCTGTCTATACTGTAGTTGGACAAAAGGCTGATTTTGTCATGATGCACCTGCGCGAAACGCTAGAAGACCTCAATAAACTGGAAAATGACTTTAACAAAACAACCTTCGCCAAATATACAACCAAAACCTATTCTTATGTGAGTGTGGTGGAACTAAGTAATTATTTGAGCAAAGATGAAGATCCAATGCAAAATCCACAAATCGTCGCACGATTGAAGCCCGTATTAAACAAGGCGCGTTATATTTGCTTCTATCCAATGAACAAAAAACGTGACCTGGACGACAACTGGTATATGCTTTCGATGGACGAGCGTCGCACCTTGATGCGCAGCCACGGTTTAATTGGACGCAGCTATGCTGGCAAAGTAAAGCAAATCATTTCCGGTTCCGTCGGCTTTGACGATTGGGAATGGGGCGTAACACTGTTCTCCGATGACGCACTTCAGTTCAAGAAGCTAATCTACGAAATGCGTTTTGATGAAGTCAGTGCCCGTTACGGTGAATTCGGCTCCTTCTATGTCGGCAGCGTGTTGAATGAAGAGACATTTGAAGACATGTTGAAACTGTAA
- a CDS encoding NAD(P)/FAD-dependent oxidoreductase — protein MSSIPKIVIVGAGYGGILTAQQLQKELKHNEADVTLINRHDYHYITTHLHMPAAGTDTIEHSRIPIAQLIDEFKVDLVKGTVKEIIPKEKKIVLEDGSLSYDYLVIGLGGEPETFGIPGMDKFALTIRSINSVRLIREHIEYQLALYKNDGKPGRLNFVVGGAGFSGIEFVAELADRLPQLARAYDIDFNRIQIINVEAAPTALPGFDPELVEYAMDVLKRKGVTFRIGIPIKECLQDGVIVGEGEKIEACTVVWTGGIRGNGLIEKAGFEVMRGRVKIDDFLRAPGHDDIFIIGDSSLMFNPEGRPYPPTAQIAMQQGVLCAKNLAATLRKKELHKFVFSNKGTVASLGKGEAVAVVGKRKIKGWVAAQLKKIVDLRYLFIIGGIPLVLKKGRFF, from the coding sequence ATGAGCAGTATTCCCAAAATTGTCATTGTGGGCGCCGGATATGGCGGTATATTGACGGCTCAGCAATTGCAAAAGGAGCTCAAGCACAATGAGGCGGATGTCACGCTGATTAACCGTCATGATTACCACTATATTACGACACATCTTCATATGCCCGCGGCAGGTACAGATACGATTGAACATTCAAGGATTCCGATTGCTCAGCTAATCGATGAGTTCAAGGTGGATTTAGTCAAAGGAACGGTTAAGGAAATCATACCAAAGGAGAAAAAAATCGTGCTGGAGGATGGCTCGCTGTCCTACGATTATTTGGTCATCGGACTAGGCGGGGAGCCAGAAACATTCGGTATTCCGGGGATGGATAAGTTCGCGCTGACGATTCGCAGTATTAACTCGGTTCGCCTGATTCGTGAGCATATTGAATACCAACTGGCCCTGTATAAAAATGACGGTAAGCCAGGTCGCCTCAATTTTGTCGTTGGGGGCGCTGGTTTCAGCGGGATTGAGTTTGTAGCGGAGTTGGCGGATCGTTTGCCACAGCTCGCTAGAGCGTATGATATCGATTTTAACCGGATTCAAATCATTAACGTCGAGGCAGCTCCTACGGCACTGCCAGGGTTCGATCCTGAACTGGTGGAGTATGCGATGGATGTCCTTAAGCGTAAAGGGGTCACCTTCCGCATTGGAATTCCGATTAAGGAATGCTTGCAGGATGGTGTAATCGTTGGTGAGGGTGAGAAAATCGAAGCCTGCACGGTGGTGTGGACGGGAGGGATTCGTGGGAACGGATTAATTGAGAAAGCCGGATTCGAAGTGATGCGCGGAAGGGTGAAAATCGACGATTTTCTGCGTGCACCCGGCCACGATGATATTTTTATTATCGGGGACAGCTCCCTGATGTTTAATCCCGAAGGACGTCCTTATCCACCGACTGCCCAAATTGCGATGCAGCAAGGGGTCCTTTGTGCCAAGAATCTGGCCGCTACTCTTCGCAAAAAGGAGCTGCACAAGTTCGTATTTTCCAACAAAGGGACGGTTGCTTCGCTTGGAAAAGGCGAAGCCGTCGCCGTGGTGGGCAAACGCAAAATAAAAGGCTGGGTGGCCGCACAATTGAAAAAAATTGTCGATCTCCGCTATCTGTTCATCATAGGCGGAATTCCACTGGTACTGAAAAAAGGGCGGTTTTTCTAA
- the trxA gene encoding thioredoxin — protein MAIVNVSDQSFNAEVEGTGTVLVDFWAPWCGPCKMIAPILEDLSTEVGDSVKIAKVNVDENPESASRFGVMSIPTLIVFKDGQPVDKVVGLNSKEALKSMLTKHQ, from the coding sequence ATGGCAATTGTTAACGTGTCCGATCAATCCTTCAACGCAGAAGTCGAAGGCACAGGAACCGTTTTGGTTGATTTTTGGGCGCCATGGTGCGGTCCTTGCAAAATGATCGCTCCTATTCTGGAGGATCTGTCCACAGAAGTTGGCGACAGCGTCAAAATCGCGAAGGTGAACGTGGATGAAAATCCAGAGTCTGCTTCCCGTTTCGGCGTGATGAGTATTCCTACCCTGATCGTCTTCAAAGACGGACAGCCTGTCGATAAAGTGGTAGGTCTGAACTCTAAAGAAGC
- a CDS encoding DnaD domain protein has protein sequence MRMKNLLHYTENHRYCVYREFGLSALDELMLGSVYQPMVGAFAVSLYRLLFQHVPVGQIGYSPLEQQRRLFLTLGLEPSEKGRKYLIEQTSKLEAVGLLQTSRLYAPETDDYMYEYEMQPPLAPAEFFRTQHLTLLLRDKIGKFAVLSLRESLWSRESSEWSHSSYNKENISIPFYELFELNTHVIDYELEQALSEVSTSRQTGALASESEEALNYADIILRFPRESANRKHVERLRFEHEQLGMVNYVVRKFDLSVQDISRLLDEDGIFTEAGDLLLDELQLRASQHSRQDRKRQEEQQVQAAKVVALRQRETSTSEEPPAEQAVEMEFYVEVPPQFTAKCDIHQYNMMLRNEPYRRLLQTFFPGTVPGNLLDIFEKIDISYKLPGEVINVLIHYLMSLLVSGSDQRINRNFVEAVASNMLLKQVNTYEKAVQYIRDQAKVKGKQSSASPSGGRSRAYAKNSGPAKPSIPIVQDHPSEESVSEEELDELLRLAERMQSGKQKKV, from the coding sequence ATGCGGATGAAAAACCTGCTGCACTATACTGAGAACCACCGCTATTGCGTTTATCGGGAATTTGGCTTGAGCGCACTGGATGAATTGATGCTGGGAAGCGTCTATCAGCCGATGGTAGGCGCATTTGCGGTCAGTCTGTATCGACTGTTGTTCCAGCATGTGCCAGTTGGACAAATCGGTTATTCGCCGTTGGAACAGCAGCGTCGCCTTTTTCTGACACTGGGACTGGAGCCGAGTGAGAAGGGACGCAAGTATTTGATTGAACAGACCTCCAAGCTGGAGGCCGTCGGTCTGTTACAGACGTCCAGGCTGTATGCACCCGAAACGGACGACTATATGTACGAATATGAGATGCAGCCACCGCTTGCACCTGCTGAATTTTTCAGAACACAGCATCTCACCCTTTTGTTGAGAGACAAAATCGGTAAGTTTGCAGTGCTTTCTCTGAGAGAATCGTTGTGGAGCAGGGAATCTAGCGAATGGTCGCATTCTTCCTATAATAAAGAGAATATTTCGATTCCTTTCTACGAGTTATTTGAACTGAATACCCATGTTATAGATTATGAACTGGAGCAGGCGCTGTCCGAGGTGTCCACTAGTCGTCAGACTGGGGCACTAGCGTCAGAATCGGAGGAAGCATTGAATTATGCAGATATTATTCTCCGTTTTCCGCGTGAATCTGCCAATCGTAAGCACGTGGAACGTCTTCGGTTTGAGCACGAGCAGTTAGGCATGGTCAATTACGTTGTTCGCAAATTTGACCTTTCTGTACAGGATATTAGTCGCTTGCTGGATGAGGATGGTATTTTTACCGAAGCAGGCGATTTGTTGCTCGATGAGCTTCAGCTTCGAGCTAGTCAGCACTCCAGACAGGATCGGAAGCGTCAGGAGGAACAGCAGGTACAGGCCGCCAAAGTGGTTGCCTTGCGCCAGAGGGAAACTTCCACATCTGAAGAGCCGCCTGCAGAACAGGCTGTGGAAATGGAATTTTATGTGGAGGTTCCACCACAATTCACAGCCAAATGTGACATTCACCAGTATAATATGATGTTGCGCAACGAGCCTTATCGTCGCTTGCTGCAAACCTTTTTCCCTGGCACGGTTCCCGGTAACCTGCTGGATATATTCGAGAAAATTGATATCAGCTATAAGCTGCCCGGTGAAGTCATCAACGTGCTGATCCATTATTTGATGTCACTGCTCGTATCTGGGAGCGATCAGCGGATTAACCGCAACTTTGTCGAGGCCGTTGCTTCCAACATGCTGCTTAAGCAGGTAAACACTTACGAAAAAGCCGTTCAATATATAAGGGATCAAGCCAAGGTAAAAGGAAAACAGTCCTCTGCTTCTCCTTCCGGCGGTCGATCCCGCGCATATGCCAAAAATAGCGGGCCAGCCAAGCCATCCATTCCAATCGTTCAGGATCATCCTTCCGAGGAGTCTGTATCTGAGGAAGAATTGGATGAACTGCTGCGTCTGGCCGAACGAATGCAATCCGGAAAACAGAAAAAGGTGTAG